GCCAATCTTTTTTTATGGAAATGTATTTGTAACTTTTCTGTAACGATTTTTTATTTTAGAAAAATTATACTCATATGTATGAGAATATTGAAGAAGAAAAAAAGGGGAAATACTTAAAATTTGTGGTAAGGAAAGATATCATATGCGGAAATGGATAAGCATTATGGGAATCGTCTTTATATTGACTGGATGTAAAATGTCTGAAGCTCCGACAAATTTAATGGGGGCTCCTACAAATGAAAAGTGGATAAATGAATTAAAAGAGCAAATAGATAAAGATTTGCCTGTTAATTATCGGTTGCTTACTCCAATGTCTAATAAAGATAAACAGATGATCTGGTCAATGGATTTTAAACGAGATAATAAAAAAGAAGTGATAGTATTCTATAAATTACCGAATGAAGATCAAAGCATATATTTAGCTATATACGAGGAAACCGGAAATGGGTGGAAAATACAATCCACTCATACATTTGACGGAGAAGAAGTAGACATCGTTGAAGTGGGCGATTTTACAGGGAATGGGAAGAGGGAACTATTAATTGGAATCTCTGTAAGTCGTGAATCCTTAGAACATGTTATGTATGCTTTTTCGGAAGAAAATGATGATATGAGGGAGATTTATAGTCGGAAGTATACGAAGTTATTTATAGAAGATCTAAATAAAAATGGCCTTAATGATATAAGCGTTGTTACTTATGAAAAAGATGAACAATTGAAGGTTGAATTCATAGAAAAATTTAAGACTATGTCTGAAGTTTCATTTGATCCATTTATAAATAGTATTCAAAGAATACAGATTGGGCGTATTTCTAAGATGACAAAGGCAGTTGTAATTGATGCGGGAGTTGGGGCTCATTCGGGCATAACATATGTAGCAAAATTTGATGGGGATCATTATGAAGCGCTACCTATAGAAGGAG
The DNA window shown above is from Bacillus clarus and carries:
- a CDS encoding VCBS repeat-containing protein, with amino-acid sequence MRKWISIMGIVFILTGCKMSEAPTNLMGAPTNEKWINELKEQIDKDLPVNYRLLTPMSNKDKQMIWSMDFKRDNKKEVIVFYKLPNEDQSIYLAIYEETGNGWKIQSTHTFDGEEVDIVEVGDFTGNGKRELLIGISVSRESLEHVMYAFSEENDDMREIYSRKYTKLFIEDLNKNGLNDISVVTYEKDEQLKVEFIEKFKTMSEVSFDPFINSIQRIQIGRISKMTKAVVIDAGVGAHSGITYVAKFDGDHYEALPIEGEDSQLNDFVVESKDINEDGILEFVRTVRPKGWEEKSHGESPLLERYVQWSEEGIKPIEERYVNIEKGYFVKIPKELIGKITIPTQQEESNVQKFSNASTNELWLEVHIFKRKGWMKIKGYEAAVKTNSHVYAVPKQSNFEKVKAYIKPLADYQ